A region of Deltaproteobacteria bacterium DNA encodes the following proteins:
- a CDS encoding VOC family protein gives MPKALSGLMGMRHIALNVKDVERSKIFYQNVLGMEVVWQPDPQNAYLSSGPDNLALHESPEGRAPNAATSSLDHLGFIVSDIDRVQELEAEFRAQQVTIIKPFKRHRDGSASFYCADPDGVVIQMLYEPTLSRQRIGDG, from the coding sequence ATGCCCAAGGCGCTCAGCGGCCTCATGGGAATGCGCCACATCGCCCTCAACGTCAAGGACGTGGAACGCTCCAAAATCTTTTACCAGAACGTCCTGGGCATGGAGGTCGTCTGGCAGCCCGATCCCCAGAACGCCTACCTGAGCTCCGGCCCCGACAACCTCGCCCTCCACGAAAGCCCCGAAGGTCGCGCCCCCAACGCCGCCACCTCCTCCCTGGACCATCTGGGCTTCATCGTCTCCGACATCGACCGTGTCCAGGAACTGGAAGCCGAGTTCCGCGCCCAGCAGGTCACCATCATCAAGCCGTTCAAGCGCCACCGCGACGGCAGCGCCTCGTTCTACTGCGCGGACCCGGATGGGGTGGTGATTCAGATGCTGTATGAACCGACGTTGAGCAGGCAGAGGATCGGTGACGGCTGA
- a CDS encoding molybdopterin-dependent oxidoreductase: MPVSKLVGTKVKRREDPRLVQGLSHYVDDLRMADVMHAAILRSPHAHARINGINTDAAQALPGVVTVVTGADIGDSVGSVPCAAANPTLRTPPHPVLAQGEVRYVGEPVAVAVAGDSYTARDALDLIEVDYEPLPAVSDLEKALEPGSPLVHSQWDSNQAFTFECGTGDMDKARAEADVIVKQKFIHQRLAPIPVETRGVVARYFPGEDELTVWSSTQIPHLLRAMLALMLNFPEHRIRIIAPEVGGGFGCKLNVYREEGLLAHLAMKLKGTVKWIEGRRENIQATIHGRGQVGTVEAAVKKDGTILGVTYDSLLDTGAYHQLLTPGMPPLTGLMISGSYKIPTLKFTSTGGFTNKVATDAYRGAGRPEATLVIERTMDLIARELDMDPVELRRKNFAQPADFPLQVATGLAYDSGNYQAALDRALEMVGYQDLRAEQQRLRAEGRYMGIGFSTYVEICAMGPSAALPAGGWESGTVRMDFTGKATVLTGVSPHGQGEETTFAQIVSDDLGVPIEDVAVLHGDTAVVPNGIGTFGSRGISVGGTAVYMATQKVREKAEAIAANVLECSTDDLEFEDGKFTVKGVPDKGITIQEVALQAHVATKLPAGMEPGLQATSVFEPSNFTFPFGTHICVVEVDTQSGEIEIKKYVAVDDCGKVINPMIVDGQVQGGIAQGLGQALLEEVVYDEDGQLVTGSLMDYAVARAEDLPQLEFDRTETPSPVNPMGVKGVGEAGTIGSTPSIVNAVVDALAPFGVTHIDMPLKPEKIWRLCQGGNK; this comes from the coding sequence ATGCCTGTAAGCAAGCTCGTAGGAACCAAGGTAAAGCGGCGCGAGGACCCCCGCTTGGTGCAGGGGCTGTCGCACTACGTGGACGATCTCCGCATGGCCGACGTGATGCACGCGGCCATCCTGCGGAGCCCCCACGCCCACGCCCGCATCAACGGCATCAACACGGACGCGGCCCAGGCGTTGCCCGGCGTCGTCACCGTCGTCACCGGGGCGGACATCGGCGACAGCGTGGGCTCGGTGCCCTGCGCGGCGGCCAATCCGACGCTGCGCACGCCGCCGCACCCGGTGCTGGCCCAGGGCGAGGTACGCTACGTCGGGGAGCCGGTGGCCGTGGCGGTGGCCGGCGACTCGTACACGGCCCGGGACGCCCTCGACCTCATCGAGGTGGACTACGAGCCGCTGCCGGCGGTCTCGGACCTGGAGAAGGCCCTGGAGCCGGGTTCGCCTCTGGTCCATTCCCAGTGGGACAGCAACCAGGCCTTCACCTTCGAGTGCGGCACCGGGGACATGGACAAGGCCCGCGCCGAGGCGGACGTCATCGTCAAGCAGAAGTTCATCCACCAGCGGCTGGCGCCGATCCCGGTGGAGACCCGCGGCGTGGTGGCGCGCTACTTCCCGGGCGAGGACGAGTTGACCGTCTGGAGCTCGACCCAGATCCCGCATCTCCTCCGGGCCATGCTGGCGCTGATGCTCAACTTCCCGGAACACCGCATCCGCATCATCGCCCCGGAGGTGGGCGGCGGCTTCGGCTGCAAGCTCAACGTCTACCGGGAAGAGGGTCTGCTCGCCCACCTGGCCATGAAGCTCAAGGGCACGGTGAAGTGGATCGAGGGACGGCGCGAGAACATCCAGGCGACGATCCACGGACGCGGACAGGTGGGCACCGTGGAAGCCGCCGTGAAGAAGGACGGCACCATCCTGGGCGTCACCTACGACAGCCTGCTGGACACCGGCGCCTACCACCAGCTACTCACGCCGGGGATGCCGCCGCTCACCGGCCTGATGATCAGCGGCTCCTACAAGATCCCCACCCTGAAGTTCACGTCCACCGGCGGCTTCACCAACAAGGTCGCCACCGACGCCTACCGCGGCGCCGGCCGGCCGGAAGCCACCCTGGTGATCGAGCGCACCATGGACCTCATCGCGCGCGAGTTGGACATGGACCCCGTGGAGCTGCGCCGCAAGAACTTCGCGCAGCCTGCCGACTTCCCGCTGCAGGTGGCCACCGGGCTCGCCTACGACAGCGGCAACTACCAGGCGGCGCTGGACCGGGCGCTGGAGATGGTGGGCTACCAGGACCTCCGCGCCGAGCAGCAGCGGCTCCGGGCGGAAGGCCGCTACATGGGCATCGGCTTCTCCACCTACGTGGAGATCTGCGCCATGGGTCCTTCCGCGGCGCTGCCGGCGGGCGGCTGGGAGAGCGGCACCGTGCGCATGGACTTCACCGGCAAGGCCACCGTGCTGACGGGCGTCTCGCCCCACGGCCAGGGTGAGGAGACCACCTTCGCGCAGATCGTCTCCGACGATCTCGGCGTCCCCATCGAGGACGTGGCCGTACTGCACGGCGACACCGCCGTGGTGCCCAACGGCATCGGCACCTTCGGCAGCCGCGGCATCTCCGTGGGCGGCACCGCGGTGTACATGGCGACCCAGAAGGTGCGGGAGAAGGCCGAGGCCATCGCCGCCAACGTGCTGGAGTGCAGCACCGACGACCTGGAGTTCGAGGACGGCAAGTTCACGGTCAAGGGCGTGCCCGACAAGGGCATCACCATCCAGGAGGTCGCCCTCCAGGCCCACGTGGCCACCAAGCTGCCGGCCGGCATGGAGCCGGGGCTTCAGGCCACCTCGGTGTTCGAGCCGTCGAACTTCACGTTCCCCTTCGGCACGCACATCTGCGTTGTGGAGGTGGACACCCAGAGCGGCGAGATCGAGATCAAGAAATACGTGGCGGTGGACGACTGCGGCAAGGTCATCAACCCGATGATCGTCGACGGCCAGGTGCAGGGCGGCATCGCCCAGGGGCTGGGACAGGCGCTCCTGGAAGAGGTGGTCTACGACGAGGACGGCCAGCTCGTCACCGGCAGCCTGATGGATTACGCCGTGGCCCGGGCCGAAGACCTGCCGCAACTGGAGTTCGACCGCACGGAGACCCCGTCGCCGGTGAACCCCATGGGGGTCAAGGGAGTGGGCGAGGCCGGTACCATCGGCTCCACGCCCTCCATCGTCAACGCCGTGGTGGATGCGCTGGCCCCGTTCGGGGTCACCCACATCGACATGCCGCTAAAGCCCGAGAAGATCTGGCGCCTGTGCCAGGGCGGCAACAAGTGA
- a CDS encoding xanthine dehydrogenase family protein subunit M produces the protein MIPAAFDYIVPDSLEAAAASLAEAGDNAKVMAGGHSLLPMMKLRLAQPGVVIDLKRLDSLRRIQVDGGTLHIGALVTHHQVETSSEVNENCALLAKVAGSIGDPQVRNRGTIGGSVVHADPAADWPAALLAAGAEVTLTSSGGSRSVAAGDFFLGPLTSAIEANEILTGVSVPAAAAGTRAAYRKVKQKASGFAIVGIAVCLRTDGDTCTDIGIGVTGLGGAPFRATAVEDQLKGKALSADNITAAAAGVADGVDALDDIHASGEFRAHLARLNTARAIQDALGS, from the coding sequence ATGATACCAGCAGCCTTCGACTATATCGTTCCGGACAGCCTCGAGGCCGCGGCCGCCAGTCTGGCGGAGGCCGGCGACAACGCCAAGGTGATGGCCGGGGGACACAGCCTGTTGCCGATGATGAAGCTCAGGCTGGCCCAGCCAGGAGTGGTCATCGACCTCAAGCGGCTAGACTCCCTGCGGCGGATCCAGGTGGACGGCGGCACGCTGCACATCGGCGCGCTGGTGACCCATCACCAGGTGGAGACGTCGAGCGAGGTCAACGAGAACTGCGCGCTGCTGGCCAAGGTGGCCGGCAGCATCGGCGACCCCCAGGTGCGCAACCGCGGCACCATCGGCGGCAGCGTGGTCCACGCGGACCCGGCCGCGGACTGGCCCGCGGCGCTGTTGGCCGCGGGCGCCGAGGTGACGCTGACGAGCAGCGGCGGCTCTCGCTCGGTGGCCGCCGGGGACTTCTTCCTCGGCCCCCTGACCAGCGCCATCGAGGCCAACGAGATCCTGACCGGGGTGAGCGTCCCCGCGGCCGCCGCCGGCACCCGCGCCGCCTATCGCAAGGTCAAGCAGAAGGCCTCGGGCTTCGCCATCGTCGGCATCGCCGTGTGCCTGCGGACCGACGGCGACACCTGCACCGACATCGGCATCGGTGTCACCGGCCTCGGCGGTGCGCCCTTCCGCGCCACCGCGGTGGAGGACCAGCTCAAGGGCAAGGCGCTGAGCGCCGACAACATCACCGCGGCCGCGGCGGGGGTGGCCGACGGCGTCGACGCTCTCGACGACATCCACGCGTCCGGCGAGTTCCGCGCCCACCTGGCCCGGCTCAACACCGCCCGCGCCATCCAGGACGCCCTCGGCAGCTAA
- a CDS encoding (2Fe-2S)-binding protein, with the protein MSNTTKIQVRVNGVSRTDEVQPRLLLVHYLRDVLGLTGTHIGCETSLCGACTVMVDGAAVKSCTLLAVQADGCDVRTIESLATDEGLHPIQEAFWDCHGLQCGFCTPGMIMATRQLLQEKPSPSEEEIRRGLEGNICRCTGYKHIVDAVQQAAEQMKAGT; encoded by the coding sequence ATGAGCAACACAACCAAGATTCAGGTTCGAGTCAACGGCGTCAGCCGGACGGACGAAGTCCAGCCGCGCCTGTTGCTGGTGCACTACCTGCGGGACGTGCTGGGTCTCACGGGGACCCACATCGGTTGCGAGACGAGCCTGTGCGGCGCCTGCACCGTCATGGTGGACGGCGCGGCGGTGAAGTCCTGTACCCTGCTGGCGGTTCAGGCGGACGGCTGCGACGTCCGGACCATCGAATCGCTCGCCACCGACGAAGGGCTTCATCCGATACAGGAGGCGTTCTGGGACTGCCACGGGCTACAGTGCGGCTTCTGCACGCCGGGCATGATCATGGCCACGCGGCAGCTCCTGCAGGAGAAGCCGAGCCCGTCGGAGGAGGAGATCCGCCGCGGCCTCGAAGGCAACATCTGCCGGTGCACCGGGTACAAGCACATCGTCGACGCGGTGCAGCAGGCCGCCGAACAAATGAAAGCTGGGACATAA
- the hemE gene encoding uroporphyrinogen decarboxylase: protein MTDTSSQHPFLAACRRVKTPYTPVWLMRQAGRYMKEYRDVRAKVGFLELCKTPDLVAEVTVTPVERLDVDAAILFADILLLLEPMGVGLEYATGGPVIERPVRTGADLDALRDPVPEESLAYVYAAVRSTRVALAGRVPLIGFCGAPFTLASYLIEGGASRNYIHTKRLFQTDPGAWRALMDRLVDATVSYVNAQIEAGIEALQVFDSWVGCMAPGDYREYVLPHMRRLMAAVTPGVPVIHFGTATSGLLELMREAGSDVMGVDWRVDLDEAWSRVGHDVAIQGNLDPVALFGPPAEIRRRVKDILQRAEGRPGHIFNLGHGILPETPVDHVRAMVDAVHELSG, encoded by the coding sequence ATGACCGACACATCATCACAACACCCGTTCCTCGCCGCCTGCCGGCGCGTCAAGACCCCCTACACTCCCGTGTGGCTCATGCGCCAAGCCGGACGTTACATGAAGGAGTACCGCGACGTAAGGGCCAAGGTCGGCTTCCTGGAACTCTGCAAGACGCCCGACCTCGTCGCCGAAGTGACGGTGACGCCGGTGGAGCGTCTCGACGTGGACGCCGCCATCCTGTTCGCCGATATCCTCCTGCTGTTGGAGCCCATGGGCGTCGGGCTGGAGTACGCCACCGGCGGACCGGTGATCGAGCGGCCGGTGAGGACCGGCGCGGACCTCGACGCGCTGCGCGACCCGGTCCCCGAGGAGTCCCTGGCCTACGTCTACGCCGCCGTCCGCAGCACCCGTGTCGCGCTGGCCGGGCGCGTGCCCCTGATCGGCTTCTGCGGCGCCCCGTTCACGCTGGCCTCGTACCTGATCGAAGGGGGTGCCTCGCGCAACTACATCCACACCAAGCGGCTGTTCCAGACCGACCCCGGCGCCTGGAGAGCGCTCATGGACCGGCTCGTGGACGCCACCGTGTCCTACGTCAACGCCCAGATCGAGGCCGGCATCGAGGCCCTCCAGGTGTTCGATAGCTGGGTGGGCTGCATGGCGCCCGGCGACTACCGGGAATACGTGCTGCCGCACATGCGCCGGCTGATGGCGGCGGTCACCCCCGGCGTCCCGGTCATCCACTTCGGCACCGCCACCAGTGGCCTATTGGAGCTCATGCGCGAGGCCGGCAGCGACGTGATGGGCGTGGACTGGCGCGTGGACCTGGACGAGGCCTGGAGCCGCGTGGGCCACGACGTCGCCATCCAGGGCAACCTCGACCCGGTAGCCCTGTTCGGCCCCCCCGCCGAGATCCGTCGCCGCGTCAAGGACATCCTCCAACGCGCCGAAGGCCGCCCCGGCCACATCTTCAACCTCGGCCACGGCATACTGCCGGAGACCCCGGTGGACCACGTCCGGGCCATGGTGGACGCAGTGCACGAGCTCAGCGGATAG
- a CDS encoding DNA polymerase IV has translation MAAYLHIDMDSFYVSVERVLDPSLEGKPVMVGGAGRGVVTSASYEARQYGVRSAMPGFQARRLCPDGIFVPGRRGVYSEFSKKVFDLLRSFSPDVRAYSIDEGLVNLTGTEKLMGHPVGTAHEIIGRIRQELGLPSSGGLATHPTLAKIAATAVKPRGLLYVPPGSEERFLGPLDVSVIPGVGPKTHRELVSRGVATVAQLLAHPRLGKRYLNLERGGDAHHAHEHSIGSETTLWQPLTEPAAMEQVLGGLVGDVAARLRRQSSRARRITVKIRYSDFKTITRSRTLKAPTCFDVDILKVACELLAGNLTPGRPVRLLGISTSGITTEGWQDSIFDYRERASMDKLYKGIDTLQDKYGKGTVTLGAGKRRSD, from the coding sequence CATCGACATGGACTCCTTCTACGTCTCCGTGGAACGGGTCCTGGACCCGTCTCTGGAAGGCAAGCCGGTGATGGTCGGAGGCGCCGGCCGCGGGGTGGTGACTTCGGCGTCCTACGAGGCGCGCCAGTACGGAGTGCGCTCCGCCATGCCCGGCTTCCAGGCACGCCGGCTCTGCCCCGACGGCATCTTCGTGCCCGGCCGGCGCGGGGTCTACAGCGAGTTTTCCAAGAAGGTGTTCGACCTGCTGCGCTCGTTCTCGCCGGACGTGCGCGCGTACTCCATCGACGAGGGGCTCGTCAATCTCACCGGTACCGAGAAGCTGATGGGCCATCCCGTGGGCACGGCGCACGAGATCATCGGGCGCATCCGGCAGGAGCTGGGGCTGCCGTCGTCCGGCGGCCTCGCCACGCACCCGACCCTGGCCAAGATCGCCGCCACCGCCGTGAAGCCCCGCGGCCTGCTCTACGTGCCGCCCGGCTCCGAGGAGCGTTTCCTGGGGCCGCTGGACGTGTCGGTCATCCCCGGCGTCGGCCCCAAGACGCACCGCGAACTGGTGAGCCGCGGCGTCGCCACGGTGGCCCAGCTTCTTGCCCATCCCCGCCTGGGCAAGCGCTACCTGAACCTGGAGCGGGGGGGCGACGCCCATCACGCACACGAGCACTCGATCGGAAGCGAGACCACGCTGTGGCAGCCGCTCACGGAGCCCGCGGCCATGGAGCAGGTGCTGGGCGGGCTCGTGGGCGATGTGGCCGCCAGACTGCGCCGCCAGAGCAGCCGCGCCCGGCGCATCACCGTCAAGATCCGCTATTCCGACTTCAAGACCATCACCCGGTCGCGCACCCTGAAGGCGCCCACCTGCTTCGACGTGGACATCCTCAAGGTGGCCTGTGAGTTGCTCGCGGGGAACCTCACGCCGGGCAGACCCGTACGCCTCCTCGGCATCAGCACGAGCGGCATCACCACCGAAGGCTGGCAGGACTCGATCTTCGACTACCGCGAGCGCGCCTCCATGGACAAGCTCTACAAGGGGATCGACACACTACAGGACAAGTACGGCAAGGGGACCGTAACGCTGGGGGCGGGGAAGCGCCGCTCGGATTAG
- a CDS encoding NAD(P)-dependent oxidoreductase codes for MKVFITGAGMLGCHTARELVRARHSVHIYDLNPDPAYVAAIAGKQRVTTVRGDLLDLPNLMRALARAKPDVVVHTAGLIGGQVENPPYRGFHTNTVGSVNVFEACQLAGVKRLVHVSTFGVYDWANIRKGPVTEAAPRWGNRFYPSTKVANEVMLDAYENYYGTECVRIRPSGVYGPGHYRGGSGGGIAMNDLVRACVGEGPVVLEKRHVGPNDFIYAADVGRGIALACAAKGASGKAFNIAVGTNYGPKDFVKALRKLLPGRSVELAEGADQGTGRPRVDISAAKAILGYEPQYTLEKGLADYMEVVGRHGFWH; via the coding sequence ATGAAGGTATTCATCACCGGGGCCGGCATGCTCGGATGCCACACGGCCAGGGAACTGGTGCGGGCGCGCCACTCGGTCCACATCTACGACCTGAACCCGGACCCCGCCTACGTAGCGGCCATCGCCGGCAAGCAAAGGGTGACCACGGTGCGCGGCGACCTCCTGGACCTGCCCAACCTGATGCGGGCGCTGGCGCGGGCCAAGCCGGACGTGGTGGTGCACACCGCCGGGCTCATCGGCGGCCAGGTGGAGAACCCGCCCTACCGCGGTTTCCACACCAACACCGTGGGGTCGGTGAACGTGTTCGAGGCCTGCCAGCTCGCCGGGGTCAAGCGGCTGGTGCACGTCAGCACCTTCGGGGTCTACGACTGGGCCAACATCCGCAAAGGGCCTGTCACGGAGGCCGCCCCGCGCTGGGGCAACCGCTTCTACCCCTCCACCAAGGTCGCCAACGAGGTCATGCTGGACGCCTACGAGAACTACTACGGCACGGAGTGCGTGCGCATCCGGCCCAGCGGCGTGTACGGCCCCGGCCACTACCGCGGCGGCTCCGGCGGCGGCATCGCCATGAACGATCTGGTGCGCGCGTGCGTGGGTGAGGGACCCGTGGTGCTCGAGAAGCGGCACGTGGGACCCAACGACTTCATCTACGCCGCGGACGTGGGCCGCGGCATCGCCCTGGCGTGCGCCGCCAAGGGCGCGTCCGGCAAGGCCTTCAACATCGCCGTCGGAACGAACTACGGCCCGAAGGATTTCGTCAAGGCGCTGCGCAAGCTTTTACCGGGCCGGAGCGTGGAACTGGCCGAGGGGGCGGACCAAGGGACGGGACGCCCACGGGTAGACATATCCGCCGCGAAAGCGATCCTCGGCTACGAGCCGCAATACACGCTGGAGAAGGGGCTCGCGGACTACATGGAGGTGGTGGGGCGCCACGGCTTCTGGCATTGA
- a CDS encoding ferritin-like domain-containing protein: protein MTGREFVESLWSRYHDELEGPVIAIRKALAELDPRSPEFVALMQRQAKKELAHAVAFTKALLQYDELEPYERAHVAEQAADEYKHHALIKDYLDGRGAEDNAPVAAYDGYFSQFLTGDVRAFRLCNIAEKSAVVFMEHMRDTTPDPEVRQLAKDIVDDEEGHEDMVMEKLARFAEDPANREFLENMFVQSWSSQKEGVIREGRELGVDVDRILRDFAARAGRPA, encoded by the coding sequence GGAATTCGTCGAATCGCTGTGGAGCCGCTACCACGATGAGCTGGAAGGGCCCGTCATCGCCATCCGCAAGGCGCTGGCCGAGCTGGATCCGCGCTCGCCGGAATTCGTTGCGCTGATGCAGCGCCAGGCCAAGAAGGAGCTGGCCCACGCGGTGGCGTTCACCAAGGCGCTCTTGCAGTACGACGAGTTGGAGCCCTACGAGCGCGCCCACGTGGCGGAGCAGGCGGCGGACGAGTACAAGCACCATGCGCTGATCAAGGACTACCTCGACGGCCGGGGCGCCGAGGACAACGCGCCCGTGGCGGCGTACGACGGCTACTTCAGCCAGTTCCTCACCGGCGACGTGCGCGCGTTCCGCCTCTGCAACATCGCCGAGAAGTCCGCGGTGGTGTTCATGGAGCACATGCGCGACACCACGCCGGACCCGGAGGTGCGGCAACTCGCCAAGGACATCGTGGACGACGAGGAAGGGCACGAGGACATGGTGATGGAGAAGCTCGCGCGCTTCGCCGAGGACCCCGCCAACCGCGAGTTCCTGGAGAACATGTTCGTCCAGAGCTGGAGCAGCCAGAAGGAAGGCGTCATCCGCGAGGGACGCGAGTTGGGCGTCGACGTCGACCGCATCCTCCGGGACTTTGCCGCCCGCGCGGGAAGGCCGGCGTAG
- the hemG gene encoding protoporphyrinogen oxidase: MSKHVIVIGGGISGLAAAHRLTELSRAGPLELKVTLLEASDRLGGVIATEHTDDLLLELGPDSYITDKPAALRLCERLGLTDRLIAPQHADGLKLYTVHRGRLEPLPEGFLLMAPTRVGSVLRSPLFSWGGKLRMGLEPLIPRRSGDGDESLASFVRRRLGREVLERVAQPLIGGIYASDPEHLSLAATMPRFPEMERNHGSVILGSRQAQKRRAQSTSETGARWSLFVSIDGGMEVLVRSIEEALGPGVVRLGEAVRELSWDAAAGRWRVATERAGSDQSSSGLEADAVICTLPAGIAAKTLTALDPELAKELNAIPFSSTATVNLAYRRDDIAHPLDGYGFVVPHVEERKIMACTFSSVKYAGRAPEDVALLRCFVGSALQPHLLDQSDESMEAQVHDDLTALLGMSSEPILRRTTRYPDCMPQYNVGHLARVERIDSKLRHFPTLALAGKSYRGVGIADCITSGETAAVTIVEKLPHEA; this comes from the coding sequence ATGAGCAAGCACGTCATCGTCATCGGCGGAGGCATATCGGGTCTGGCCGCCGCGCACCGGCTGACGGAATTGAGCCGCGCCGGCCCGTTGGAACTGAAGGTCACGCTGCTGGAGGCGTCCGACCGGCTCGGCGGCGTCATTGCCACCGAGCATACAGACGATCTTCTCCTGGAACTCGGCCCCGATTCCTACATCACCGACAAGCCCGCCGCATTGCGCCTCTGTGAGCGTCTGGGCCTCACCGACCGCCTCATCGCACCGCAACACGCGGACGGGCTGAAGCTCTACACCGTCCACCGCGGCCGTCTGGAGCCACTCCCGGAAGGGTTCCTGCTGATGGCCCCGACCCGCGTGGGCTCGGTGCTGCGCAGCCCGCTGTTCTCCTGGGGCGGCAAGCTGCGCATGGGGCTGGAGCCCCTCATCCCCAGGCGCTCGGGCGACGGCGACGAGAGCCTCGCATCGTTCGTGCGCCGCCGGCTGGGCCGGGAAGTCCTGGAGCGTGTCGCGCAGCCCCTCATCGGCGGCATCTACGCCTCGGACCCCGAGCACCTCAGCCTCGCCGCCACCATGCCCCGGTTCCCGGAAATGGAGCGCAACCACGGCAGCGTCATTCTCGGGAGCCGCCAAGCGCAGAAACGCCGCGCACAGTCCACCAGCGAGACCGGCGCCCGCTGGAGCCTGTTCGTCAGCATCGACGGCGGCATGGAAGTGCTGGTGCGCAGCATCGAGGAAGCCCTCGGCCCCGGGGTGGTGCGGCTTGGGGAGGCGGTCCGGGAGCTGTCCTGGGACGCGGCCGCAGGCCGCTGGCGCGTCGCCACCGAGCGGGCCGGTTCGGATCAAAGTTCCAGCGGACTGGAAGCCGACGCCGTCATCTGCACCCTGCCGGCAGGTATCGCCGCGAAAACCCTGACAGCACTGGACCCCGAGTTGGCCAAGGAGCTCAACGCGATTCCCTTCTCGTCCACCGCCACTGTCAACCTCGCATACCGCCGCGACGATATCGCCCATCCCCTGGACGGCTACGGCTTCGTGGTCCCTCATGTGGAGGAGCGGAAGATCATGGCCTGCACGTTCAGCAGCGTGAAGTACGCTGGCCGTGCTCCGGAAGACGTCGCCCTGTTGCGCTGCTTCGTCGGTAGCGCCCTGCAACCCCACCTGCTCGACCAGTCGGACGAATCAATGGAGGCCCAGGTGCACGACGACCTGACCGCCCTCCTCGGAATGTCCAGCGAACCAATTCTCCGCCGCACCACCCGCTATCCGGACTGCATGCCCCAGTACAACGTCGGCCACTTGGCACGCGTGGAGAGAATCGACAGCAAACTTAGGCACTTTCCCACCCTCGCCCTCGCCGGCAAGAGCTATCGGGGCGTCGGCATTGCCGACTGCATTACGAGCGGCGAAACGGCAGCGGTGACGATTGTGGAGAAGCTTCCACACGAGGCGTGA